Proteins encoded by one window of Lutibacter sp. A64:
- a CDS encoding TonB-dependent receptor — protein MINYCLKKQFVLALFILFCLIETAYSQSIKGVVLDEDNEPLEFASVALLQPSDSLLIKYTSTEQDGSFDISGFKQGTYLLQVYLMTYQANQQTIDVTKSELDLGKFILKKDINVLDEITINAVVPIKIKQDTVAFNTKAFKVKQDDNVGDLIKKLPGVEVGTDGAVSAQGESITKILVDGKEFFNNDQTIALQNLNADAIKSVQIIDEESDDTRTTGIKDGEKNKIINLILKEGKKSGYFGKLGAGIGTNDRYTTNFDLNRFTAKTQLALFGKLNNINNTGATVFRRDGSVGGSSGFLTTGTAGANYNYEFKKDLNFNLDYNYGYSDREEEESSKRTQFTQDDSFTRENASNSQNISNNHNVNFSLRDRSVEGKYLEFRGSFKKDDRESDSFSATEFYDENDNLDASSERITRSEDDRSNGKLDFSYRKKLNDNGRNLRVRSGISFTDNKDMNFQNSKNSTDGTSANEINELTTKDEKNKALNYNVSFRYMEPIVEHHLVSFSSNLNNNNNDESVEQIKTIDDLVQNPFIYDLDYNKKVYNNQLGYVFSKDKLQIYLSGSLETMQQKLEVDNIEVIDNNYNNFLPRASLTYEYKKGKRLRFRYSKNTSLPSANQVSPIVNDFNALYISTGNINLTPEKNDSFSLRYNSHDFSKATSFYSNLSYAKTTNTIISSRSINDDYVTTSTYENFGDKESVSGRVNLSKKINNINLRYNINLGGSINNYTTIIDSEYNETDSKSWNFGLSFSNENKNKVDLTVGANYNFNKTNYSLQNQDRDYVKQNYYSKFDWDITNSLTFDTQFDFSLYTDNNFDSQTIPIWNLGLDYAFLKGKRGNLKLQVFDILDKDLGLVRTSSDSYFQETIKSNLGTYAMLSFTYSLKPPTGKESKRGGGGRERRGPRRG, from the coding sequence ATGATTAATTATTGTTTAAAAAAACAATTTGTTTTAGCTCTTTTTATTTTGTTTTGTTTAATTGAAACTGCTTATTCTCAGAGTATTAAGGGGGTTGTGTTAGATGAAGATAACGAGCCATTAGAATTTGCCTCAGTTGCTTTGTTGCAACCATCAGACTCTTTGTTGATAAAATATACATCAACAGAACAAGATGGTAGTTTTGATATTTCTGGATTTAAGCAAGGAACTTATTTGCTACAGGTTTATTTAATGACTTACCAAGCAAATCAACAAACTATAGATGTTACAAAAAGTGAATTAGATTTGGGAAAATTTATTTTAAAAAAAGATATAAATGTATTAGATGAGATTACTATAAATGCGGTGGTGCCAATTAAAATTAAACAAGATACTGTTGCATTTAATACCAAGGCGTTTAAGGTAAAACAAGACGATAATGTTGGTGATTTAATTAAAAAATTACCAGGTGTTGAAGTTGGCACAGATGGAGCAGTAAGCGCACAAGGTGAAAGTATTACTAAAATTTTGGTTGATGGTAAAGAGTTTTTTAATAACGACCAAACTATTGCACTTCAAAATTTAAATGCTGATGCCATTAAAAGTGTACAAATAATTGATGAAGAAAGTGATGATACCAGAACAACTGGTATAAAAGATGGTGAAAAAAATAAAATAATTAATCTAATTTTAAAAGAAGGTAAAAAGTCTGGTTATTTTGGAAAATTAGGCGCAGGTATTGGAACAAATGATAGATATACTACTAATTTTGATTTAAATAGGTTTACAGCAAAAACACAATTAGCACTATTTGGAAAATTAAATAATATCAACAATACAGGTGCTACAGTTTTTAGGAGAGATGGAAGCGTTGGAGGATCTAGTGGTTTTTTAACCACAGGAACTGCTGGCGCAAATTATAACTACGAATTTAAGAAGGACTTAAATTTTAATTTAGATTATAATTATGGATATTCAGATAGAGAAGAAGAAGAATCTTCAAAAAGAACACAGTTTACGCAAGACGATTCATTTACAAGAGAAAACGCTAGCAATAGTCAAAATATATCTAACAACCATAATGTTAATTTTAGTTTAAGAGATAGATCTGTAGAAGGTAAATATTTAGAGTTTAGAGGAAGTTTTAAAAAGGATGATAGAGAGTCTGATAGCTTTAGCGCTACAGAGTTTTATGATGAAAATGATAATTTAGATGCCAGTAGTGAAAGAATAACAAGAAGCGAAGATGATAGAAGTAATGGGAAACTAGATTTTTCTTATAGAAAAAAATTAAACGACAATGGTAGAAACTTAAGGGTTAGAAGTGGTATTTCTTTTACAGATAATAAAGATATGAATTTTCAAAATTCAAAAAATTCAACAGATGGAACTAGTGCAAACGAAATTAATGAGTTAACAACTAAAGACGAGAAAAACAAAGCGTTAAATTATAATGTCTCGTTTAGGTATATGGAACCTATTGTAGAACATCATTTGGTAAGTTTTTCATCTAATTTAAATAACAATAATAATGATGAAAGTGTTGAGCAAATTAAAACAATTGACGACTTAGTTCAAAATCCATTTATTTACGATTTAGATTATAATAAAAAAGTATACAATAATCAGTTAGGTTACGTGTTTAGTAAAGATAAATTACAAATATATTTATCGGGTTCTCTAGAAACAATGCAACAAAAATTAGAGGTAGATAATATTGAAGTTATAGATAATAATTACAATAATTTTTTACCGAGAGCTTCACTTACGTACGAATATAAAAAAGGAAAAAGATTACGATTTAGATATAGCAAAAATACATCGTTACCTAGTGCTAATCAAGTATCTCCAATTGTAAACGATTTTAATGCTCTTTATATTTCTACAGGTAATATAAATTTAACTCCAGAGAAAAATGACAGTTTTAGTTTAAGGTATAACTCGCACGACTTTAGTAAAGCAACCAGTTTTTATTCGAATTTAAGTTATGCAAAAACTACAAATACCATTATTTCTAGTCGAAGTATAAACGATGATTATGTAACGACTTCAACCTATGAAAACTTTGGAGATAAAGAAAGTGTAAGTGGGCGAGTAAATTTAAGTAAAAAAATAAATAATATAAATTTAAGATATAATATTAATCTTGGAGGTAGTATTAACAATTATACCACAATTATAGATAGTGAATATAACGAGACAGATAGTAAAAGTTGGAATTTTGGATTGAGTTTTAGTAACGAAAATAAAAATAAAGTAGACTTAACTGTTGGAGCAAACTACAACTTTAATAAAACAAATTACTCGTTACAAAACCAAGATAGAGATTATGTAAAACAAAATTATTACTCAAAATTCGACTGGGATATTACAAATAGTTTAACCTTTGATACTCAATTCGATTTTTCTTTATACACAGACAATAATTTTGATTCTCAAACCATTCCAATTTGGAATTTAGGACTTGATTATGCTTTCTTAAAAGGAAAAAGAGGAAACTTAAAACTACAAGTTTTTGATATTTTAGATAAAGATTTAGGTCTTGTTAGAACTAGTTCTGATAGTTATTTTCAAGAGACTATTAAAAGTAATTTAGGAACTTACGCAATGTTAAGTTTTACCTATAGTTTAAAACCACCAACAGGTAAAGAAAGTAAACGCGGCGGAGGTGGCCGTGAAAGAAGAGGTCCTAGACGTGGTTAA
- a CDS encoding TetR/AcrR family transcriptional regulator, translating into MNKKEAILQSAIELLTEKGVHNTPMSAIAKAAGTGMGTIYNYFLNKEELINAIYVNIKQQEKDVFLDFDTAKPIKTQFENYFVSMIEFFIANQNYFMFMEQLQASPIITKESRDEGGKSIASVYALLIKGKKERIIKNVGIEELLMFIGGAVLAYLRWYFNQKEIKDSSLKNQIKMVWDAIKE; encoded by the coding sequence GTGAATAAAAAAGAAGCCATTTTACAATCAGCTATAGAACTACTTACTGAGAAAGGAGTTCATAATACGCCAATGTCTGCCATTGCAAAAGCTGCAGGGACTGGAATGGGAACTATTTATAATTATTTTTTAAATAAAGAAGAGTTGATCAATGCTATTTATGTTAATATAAAACAGCAAGAGAAAGATGTTTTTTTAGATTTTGATACAGCTAAACCTATTAAAACCCAATTTGAAAATTATTTTGTTTCTATGATTGAATTTTTTATTGCAAATCAAAACTATTTTATGTTTATGGAGCAATTACAAGCATCTCCAATAATTACTAAAGAAAGTAGGGATGAAGGTGGAAAGTCTATAGCTTCTGTATATGCGCTTTTAATAAAAGGTAAAAAAGAACGTATTATTAAAAATGTTGGGATTGAGGAGCTCCTTATGTTTATTGGAGGTGCTGTTTTAGCTTATTTAAGATGGTATTTTAATCAAAAAGAAATCAAAGATTCATCTCTTAAAAATCAAATAAAAATGGTTTGGGATGCCATTAAAGAATAA
- a CDS encoding OmpA family protein, giving the protein MTKNLIYTITFLISSILFGQQKEYKIFNSEVNSKYAELGVNFLNAKTVLFASSKKTANDRSAALTKRLNKKQLLLEFYVGTLNDSSDIIETNRIKNESFIKFNESDFALSPNKKTIYFCGYNYYTEEANNTRNRQESIKLFKADIDANFNISNVSQVTFSNPNYSIKNPSISKDGKKLFFAANMPDSYGYYDIYVSNILNDGSLTSPKNLGSTINTSDDDLYPFVDKNNTLYFASFGHKGQGSLDIFKSEFINGTYGKVENLPAPINSKSADFGYATNPKNDTGFFVSNRKKGKGDVDIYGFKLVDVVIECNQLISGLLIDKNNQKPIANATLKIYNTKNQLLDSLTSTKDGSYQFNLNCNETFKISAEKEHYSTNEISFKTDATLDAEIVENIELSPVQCTQKINGLITDKLTTKNIENSSLKLYKNGEIISEKTTLKNALYTFELECNNEYIIIATKEGFHPTEIKINTDSNYNKELTINLALSPLTCNQSINGVISNKLTKEPLINTDLKFFKNTVLITSETLNNRSNFNFELECEATYKITIQKEGFLDEDITITTDKQAGFTFTTNIELTPIKCNQLISGTISNSETNELLNNTTVKLFKNNALIDSQLSENKYSFKIECEEIYKISVEKDGFQTTEITLNSDNKNEFNHIKNIELTPIKCNQLISGTISNSETNELLNNETVKLFKNDALIDSQFSENKYSFKIDCDENYKVVVEKEGFQTGETTLNSDDKNEFNHIKNIKLTPIECNQLISGTISNSETNELLNNVTVKLFKNNALIDSQLSENKYSFKIECEEIYKISVEKEGFQTAETTLNSDNKNEFNHIKNIKLTPIECNQNFIGKIIDENTEKRLNNLKVSLFENNLLKATIDLKAFQFNFDLDCDTTYKIRVEKTNYENTEITFSTDTITEATIEKIIQLKPIDCVQILNGTILNKVTELPITTGLITVFSNEKKLKETLIGTDGNFNLELNCNIKNSILITSKGHEPYNFTIEPTTNYNIVTTKTIYLNLLDEFIFLRNQKMVKTNKLNFELNQDIITPKIAVELNKVVAVLQNYPTLKIEVKSHTDSRAPDNYSMELSNKRAASIISYISSKGIDTSRIFGKGYGETELINGCSNGVKCSEKDHLLNRRTEFIVIEE; this is encoded by the coding sequence ATGACTAAAAATTTAATATATACAATAACATTTTTAATTTCAAGTATCTTATTTGGACAACAAAAAGAATACAAAATTTTTAATTCTGAAGTAAACTCTAAATATGCAGAACTTGGTGTTAATTTTTTAAATGCTAAAACTGTACTTTTTGCCTCCTCAAAAAAAACAGCGAATGATAGAAGTGCTGCTTTAACTAAAAGATTAAATAAAAAACAACTTTTATTAGAATTTTATGTTGGTACATTAAACGATAGCAGTGATATTATAGAAACCAATAGAATTAAAAATGAATCGTTTATAAAGTTTAATGAAAGTGATTTTGCGTTAAGTCCTAATAAAAAAACAATTTATTTTTGTGGTTATAATTACTACACAGAAGAAGCCAACAACACTAGAAATCGACAAGAATCTATAAAACTTTTTAAAGCTGATATTGATGCTAATTTTAATATTTCAAATGTTTCACAAGTAACATTTAGTAATCCAAATTACTCTATAAAAAATCCCTCTATAAGTAAAGATGGTAAAAAATTATTTTTTGCTGCAAATATGCCAGACAGTTATGGTTATTATGATATTTATGTTTCAAATATTTTAAATGATGGTAGCTTAACCAGTCCAAAAAATTTAGGAAGTACTATTAACACTTCCGATGATGATTTGTATCCGTTTGTAGATAAAAATAACACACTTTATTTTGCTTCATTTGGACATAAAGGACAAGGAAGTTTAGATATTTTTAAAAGTGAATTTATAAATGGAACTTATGGTAAAGTTGAAAATTTACCTGCTCCAATAAATTCAAAAAGTGCAGATTTTGGATATGCAACCAACCCAAAGAACGATACCGGATTTTTTGTATCAAATAGAAAAAAAGGAAAAGGTGATGTAGATATTTATGGTTTTAAATTAGTTGATGTAGTAATTGAATGCAATCAATTAATAAGTGGTTTACTAATTGATAAAAACAACCAAAAACCCATTGCCAACGCTACATTAAAGATATACAATACTAAAAATCAACTACTAGACTCTTTAACTTCTACTAAAGATGGTAGCTACCAATTTAATTTAAATTGCAATGAAACTTTTAAAATTTCAGCAGAAAAAGAACATTACAGCACTAACGAAATTTCTTTTAAAACCGACGCGACTTTAGATGCTGAAATTGTTGAAAATATTGAACTATCTCCGGTGCAATGTACTCAAAAAATTAACGGACTTATAACCGACAAGCTAACAACAAAAAATATTGAAAATAGCAGTTTAAAACTCTATAAAAACGGTGAAATTATTTCAGAGAAAACAACACTTAAAAATGCGCTTTATACTTTTGAACTAGAATGTAATAATGAATATATAATTATTGCAACAAAAGAAGGCTTCCACCCTACTGAAATAAAGATTAACACCGATTCAAATTACAATAAAGAGCTCACTATAAATTTAGCTTTATCTCCACTTACTTGTAATCAATCAATTAACGGTGTTATTTCAAATAAATTAACCAAAGAGCCTTTAATAAACACCGATTTAAAATTTTTTAAAAACACTGTATTAATAACTTCTGAAACTTTAAACAATCGTTCTAATTTTAATTTTGAATTAGAATGCGAGGCAACCTATAAAATAACCATTCAAAAAGAAGGATTCTTAGATGAAGATATCACAATAACTACAGACAAGCAGGCAGGCTTTACTTTTACTACTAATATTGAACTTACACCTATTAAATGCAATCAGCTTATTTCTGGAACAATTTCTAATTCAGAAACCAATGAGCTGTTAAATAATACAACTGTTAAACTATTTAAAAACAATGCATTAATCGATTCTCAACTTTCTGAAAATAAGTATAGTTTTAAAATAGAATGTGAAGAAATTTATAAAATTAGTGTTGAAAAAGATGGTTTCCAAACTACTGAAATCACACTGAATTCTGACAATAAAAACGAATTCAATCATATTAAAAATATTGAACTTACACCTATCAAATGCAATCAGCTTATTTCTGGAACAATTTCTAATTCAGAAACCAATGAGCTGTTAAATAATGAGACTGTTAAACTATTTAAAAACGATGCATTAATCGATTCTCAATTTTCTGAGAATAAGTACAGTTTTAAAATAGATTGCGACGAAAATTACAAAGTAGTTGTTGAAAAAGAAGGTTTTCAAACTGGTGAAACCACACTGAATTCTGACGATAAAAATGAATTCAATCATATTAAAAACATTAAACTTACTCCTATTGAATGCAATCAACTTATTTCTGGAACAATTTCTAATTCAGAAACCAATGAACTGTTAAATAATGTAACTGTTAAACTATTTAAAAACAATGCATTAATCGATTCTCAACTTTCTGAAAATAAGTATAGTTTTAAAATAGAATGTGAAGAAATTTATAAAATTAGTGTTGAAAAAGAAGGTTTCCAAACTGCTGAAACCACACTGAATTCTGACAATAAAAATGAATTCAATCATATTAAAAACATTAAACTTACTCCTATTGAATGCAATCAAAATTTTATTGGTAAAATTATAGATGAAAATACAGAGAAAAGACTAAACAATTTAAAAGTTTCTTTATTTGAAAACAACCTTTTAAAAGCAACAATTGACTTAAAAGCATTTCAATTTAATTTTGATTTAGATTGTGATACTACATATAAAATCCGTGTAGAAAAAACAAATTACGAAAACACTGAAATTACTTTTTCTACAGATACTATCACAGAAGCAACGATAGAAAAAATTATACAATTAAAACCTATTGATTGTGTGCAAATATTAAATGGTACAATTTTAAACAAAGTTACAGAGTTACCAATTACTACAGGTCTTATAACCGTATTTTCAAATGAAAAAAAGTTAAAAGAAACTCTGATTGGTACAGATGGTAATTTTAATTTAGAATTAAATTGTAACATAAAAAACAGCATCTTAATAACATCAAAAGGTCATGAGCCTTATAATTTCACCATTGAACCTACCACAAATTATAATATTGTTACAACCAAAACAATTTATTTAAATTTGTTAGATGAATTTATATTTCTTAGAAACCAAAAAATGGTTAAAACTAATAAGCTTAATTTTGAACTAAATCAAGATATTATTACACCAAAAATTGCGGTAGAATTAAACAAAGTTGTTGCTGTTTTACAAAATTACCCAACGTTAAAGATAGAGGTAAAATCACACACCGATAGTAGAGCTCCTGACAATTACAGCATGGAATTATCTAACAAAAGAGCTGCCTCAATAATTTCTTATATCAGTTCAAAAGGAATAGATACTTCAAGAATTTTTGGAAAAGGTTATGGTGAAACCGAACTTATTAATGGTTGTTCTAACGGAGTAAAATGCAGTGAAAAAGACCATCTACTAAACAGAAGAACCGAATTTATTGTTATTGAAGAATAA
- a CDS encoding Mpo1 family 2-hydroxy fatty acid dioxygenase produces the protein MKTQKQWFDEYAISHQNKTNQLIHYFCVPAIFFSIVGLVMSIPSTFISNLFNISNPIIENWAAIILIALLFFYIKLSYTTFIKMLFFSLLCLIGNYYLSIIAPLLYTSLIIFVVAWIGQFYGHKLEGKKPSFFKDLQFLLIGPAWVFEKISKKQI, from the coding sequence ATGAAAACACAAAAACAATGGTTTGATGAATATGCTATAAGCCATCAAAATAAAACCAATCAATTAATACATTATTTCTGCGTACCTGCAATATTTTTTAGCATTGTTGGTTTGGTAATGAGTATTCCTTCTACTTTTATTTCAAATTTATTCAATATTAGTAATCCAATTATAGAAAATTGGGCAGCTATAATTCTAATAGCCTTATTATTTTTTTATATAAAACTCTCTTACACTACGTTTATAAAAATGTTATTTTTTTCTTTACTGTGCTTAATTGGTAATTATTATTTATCTATTATTGCGCCATTATTATATACGTCTTTAATTATTTTTGTTGTTGCTTGGATTGGGCAATTTTATGGTCATAAATTAGAAGGTAAAAAACCCTCTTTTTTTAAAGACTTACAATTTTTATTAATTGGCCCTGCGTGGGTTTTTGAAAAAATATCAAAAAAACAGATTTAA
- a CDS encoding tRNA-binding protein has translation MKNEITFEDFNKVDIRIGTVIEVADFPKAHKPAYQLTIDFGELGIKKSSAQITDFYTKDTLLNKKILAVVNFKKKQIANFLSECLVLGIPNKENKVILLQPSKTAKNGEQVS, from the coding sequence ATGAAAAACGAAATTACATTTGAAGATTTTAACAAAGTTGATATTAGAATAGGCACTGTTATTGAAGTTGCCGATTTTCCAAAAGCACACAAACCAGCCTACCAACTTACAATTGATTTTGGTGAGTTAGGTATCAAAAAATCTAGCGCTCAAATTACAGACTTTTACACAAAAGATACTTTATTAAACAAAAAAATATTGGCAGTTGTTAACTTTAAAAAGAAACAAATTGCCAATTTTTTAAGTGAGTGTTTAGTTTTAGGAATACCAAATAAAGAGAATAAAGTTATTCTTTTACAACCTTCTAAAACTGCTAAAAATGGAGAACAAGTAAGTTAG
- a CDS encoding PKD domain-containing protein: MKSHHLLTVLKGFFFSFILFSFILACSKKDEIEEIPVAAFSFTPATPEAGTEVSFTNQSTDADSYQWSAEGISFSSTEEHPKFTFETAGDYEVKLVATNSAGSDEIIKTITVTAAQEAPVAAFSFTPATPEAGTEVSFTNQSTDADSYQWSAEGISFSSTEEHPKFTFETAGDYEVKLVATNSAGSDEIIKTITVTAAQEAPVAAFSFTPATPEAGTEVSFTNQSTDADSYQWSAEGISFSSTEEHPKFTFETAGDYEVKLVATNSAGSDEIIKTITVTAAQEAPVAAFSFTPATPEAGTEVSFTNQSTDADSYQWSAEGISFSSTEEHPKFTFETAGDYEVKLVATNSAGSDEIIKTITVTAAQEAPVAAFSFTPATPEAGTEVSFTNESTDADSYQWSAEGISFSSTEEHPKFTFETAGDYEVKLVVTNSAGSDEIIKTITVTAAQEAPVAAFSFTPATPEAGTEVSFTNESTDADSYQWSAEGTSFSSTEEHPKFTFETAGDYEVKLVATNSAGSDEIIKTITVINGGGSGNSCNLPECYVEKTTTVSSGVTTTVTYGYTVISGSKKLSSITTSTGYGNLVTSFQYDVQGRRIKSESKLGGSLQNYTEYNYNNDQTVKANTYDSSGTLTGYSIDKYDANNRLTRTDIYSSDGKLGSYVVYSDFLSTEESFPQLVQTYDSSNAITQTDTHTYQDCQLKKTVSKDGSGTVIGEINNTIDASGLLRTSSATIYTQGFTITSNTDYVYDCD, from the coding sequence ATGAAATCACACCATTTATTAACAGTATTAAAAGGATTCTTTTTTTCGTTTATTTTGTTTTCATTTATTTTGGCTTGTTCCAAAAAAGATGAAATAGAAGAAATTCCAGTTGCAGCATTTAGTTTTACACCAGCCACACCAGAAGCAGGAACAGAAGTGAGTTTTACTAACCAAAGTACCGATGCAGATAGTTACCAATGGTCAGCCGAAGGCATAAGTTTTAGTTCTACAGAAGAACACCCAAAATTTACCTTTGAAACAGCAGGCGATTATGAAGTAAAATTAGTCGCGACTAATTCAGCAGGATCAGATGAGATTATTAAGACAATAACAGTTACAGCGGCTCAAGAAGCGCCAGTTGCAGCATTCAGTTTTACACCAGCCACACCAGAAGCAGGAACAGAAGTGAGTTTTACTAACCAAAGTACCGATGCAGATAGTTACCAATGGTCAGCCGAAGGCATAAGTTTTAGTTCTACAGAAGAACACCCAAAATTTACCTTTGAAACAGCAGGCGATTATGAAGTAAAATTAGTCGCGACTAATTCAGCAGGATCAGATGAGATTATTAAGACAATAACAGTTACAGCGGCTCAAGAAGCGCCAGTTGCAGCATTCAGTTTTACACCAGCCACACCAGAAGCAGGAACAGAAGTGAGTTTTACTAACCAAAGTACCGATGCAGATAGTTACCAATGGTCAGCCGAAGGCATAAGTTTTAGTTCTACAGAAGAACACCCAAAATTTACCTTTGAAACAGCAGGCGATTATGAAGTAAAATTAGTCGCGACTAATTCAGCAGGATCAGATGAGATTATTAAGACAATAACAGTTACAGCGGCTCAAGAAGCGCCAGTTGCAGCATTCAGTTTTACACCAGCCACACCAGAAGCAGGAACAGAAGTGAGTTTTACTAACCAAAGTACCGATGCAGATAGTTACCAATGGTCAGCCGAAGGCATAAGTTTTAGTTCTACAGAAGAACACCCAAAATTTACCTTTGAAACAGCAGGCGATTATGAAGTAAAATTAGTCGCGACTAATTCAGCAGGATCAGATGAGATTATTAAGACAATAACAGTTACAGCGGCTCAAGAAGCGCCAGTTGCAGCATTCAGTTTTACACCAGCCACACCAGAAGCAGGCACAGAAGTAAGTTTTACTAACGAAAGTACCGATGCCGATAGTTACCAATGGTCAGCCGAAGGCATAAGTTTTAGTTCTACAGAAGAACACCCAAAATTTACCTTTGAAACAGCAGGCGATTATGAAGTAAAATTAGTCGTTACCAATTCAGCTGGTTCAGATGAGATTATAAAAACAATAACAGTTACAGCGGCTCAAGAAGCGCCAGTTGCAGCATTCAGTTTTACACCAGCCACACCAGAAGCAGGCACAGAAGTCAGTTTTACTAACGAAAGTACCGATGCCGATAGTTACCAATGGTCAGCCGAAGGCACAAGTTTTAGTTCTACAGAAGAACACCCAAAATTTACCTTTGAAACAGCAGGCGATTATGAAGTAAAATTAGTCGCGACTAATTCAGCAGGATCAGATGAGATTATTAAGACAATAACAGTAATTAATGGGGGAGGAAGTGGTAATTCCTGTAACCTTCCTGAATGTTATGTAGAAAAGACAACAACTGTTTCTTCGGGGGTTACAACAACGGTTACTTATGGTTATACGGTTATAAGTGGTTCAAAAAAACTTTCATCAATTACAACTTCTACAGGTTATGGAAATTTAGTTACTAGTTTTCAGTATGATGTACAGGGACGAAGAATAAAATCTGAAAGTAAATTAGGAGGTTCATTGCAAAATTATACTGAATATAACTATAATAACGATCAAACTGTGAAAGCTAATACCTATGATTCTTCAGGAACATTAACAGGATATTCTATTGATAAATATGATGCAAATAATAGATTAACGCGTACCGATATATATTCATCAGATGGAAAATTGGGTAGTTACGTGGTATATTCTGATTTCTTGAGTACAGAAGAAAGTTTCCCTCAACTTGTACAAACCTATGATTCTAGTAATGCAATTACTCAAACTGATACACATACATACCAAGATTGTCAGCTAAAAAAGACGGTTTCTAAAGATGGGAGTGGAACTGTTATTGGAGAAATAAATAATACAATTGATGCTAGTGGTTTATTACGTACTAGTTCAGCTACTATTTATACACAAGGATTCACAATTACAAGTAATACAGATTACGTTTATGATTGTGATTAA